CATCCAAACTGCTGCTTTCCAGAAGGACACTCCGTCCCAAACGGGTATCCTTCAAAAACCGATAGGTTTGCAGATCCCTCCCCATAACCACATGAGACGTAATATCAATCCAAAGGCGCGGCCTTGTTCCGGACACAAGCTGGAATGAAAAGTAGTCATCATCCTCAGGAATTTCTTTAAAAACCTCCGCGAGCTCCTCATTGAGGAGTTCCAGCTGGGCCCGCTCCCGCTCGTGCAGACCGACCACGACATCCCCTCGTTCAACATCCGCAAGACGTACCTTGTGAATCGTTTCACGTAGTGACCGTATTTTTGCACGGGGTGCCACATTGTCTTTTACTTCGGACATCATTCCCCCAGCCTAGGAAAGCACGTTGCGGCCAAAGTATTGGCGGTTACGGCCCTAACCCATTGTTCCCAGAGCATTCCCCGGTAAAGCGATCAGCAGGTAAAAAAGCCCCCTACAAGAAGCAACTATCCTTGCCGCCAGCCAGATTATTCGCCCTTTTTCAGATTGTAACCCGCTTCATTCTGCAAGCTCAATCCTCAGGTTAATCATATCTGAAAAGAACAGATGTACTTTTAAATATTAACCCAGATAGCTTCTAGGGAATCATAAAAGGAAGCGCCGACAAAGAGACGACAAAACATAAACATGGGAAAGAAAAAGCACCACGAAACGTGATGCCCTAGAAAAGGCCAAACTTATCGGCCCTTCCAACCTTGAACGGAAAAGACTTAGTTAGTTTCGGTAGTCCTGAACACGTGTGGCACGAAGCCCTGCCAAACCATGCTGGTCTATGGATTGCTGCCAAGACAAAAACTCTTCTACTGTCAGTGTATAACGGCTGCACGCTTCATCAAGCGATAACAAACCACCACGAACAGCAGCCACGACTTCCGCCTTGCGGCGAATGACCCAACGTTTCGTTGTCGTAGGTGGAAGGTCCGCAATCGTTAGCGGACTTCCGTCGGGACCAATGACATATTTAACTCTCGAACGCATATGTTCGGCCATTTTACTCTCACACACATCATGACCAAGGTGGCTACCAGACTAGACCAAGGCCTTTAAAATTTACCTAAGCCAGCATCAAGGTTTCAGTAAGTTTTATTACTGAATTACTTATTAAGTATTTAATGCGATTTCGGCCAATGATGGATCAAGAAATCTAGGCCACTCAAATTTAAAAATAAGGAGAAGCTCTGGGCTGCGCCACGGCTTCAACATGCCACCCAGCTTAGAAAGCAGCTAAATTGCAGTCAATGAAGAATGGAAAAAACGAAAACACCGTAAGTCTCCCAACTTATAATGTTGTCTGATTATGAGAAAAGTTTCCGAAACTTTCCTGCCTCAAGTTTGGAAGTGGTAGTGCGCATTCCAGCACTTTTCAAAATAAACGCCTGTAATAATTAAAATTTTAACCAAACATCCCAAGCACTATTGACACTTGGACTTCTCTTGATTCCATCACCGGACTCTCAAACTTATTGAATGACAAGAGAATTCACTT
This genomic window from Pseudovibrio sp. M1P-2-3 contains:
- the sciP gene encoding CtrA inhibitor SciP, which encodes MAEHMRSRVKYVIGPDGSPLTIADLPPTTTKRWVIRRKAEVVAAVRGGLLSLDEACSRYTLTVEEFLSWQQSIDQHGLAGLRATRVQDYRN